In Rhodococcus rhodochrous, a single genomic region encodes these proteins:
- a CDS encoding DUF3145 domain-containing protein — MRASNQFADATAGVIYVHSSPAAVCPHIEWALADILDCRPDLSWTGQPAAPGLLRTCVDWVGPVGTAARLADVLRSWPMLRFEITENPSEGVDGERFSYVPRLGLWRGATSANGDIVVGEMRLRAMLSSADVTSELHRALGTAWDEELEPYRSGDEGAQVTWLRRDVG; from the coding sequence ATGCGCGCATCCAACCAATTCGCGGATGCCACGGCGGGGGTGATCTATGTCCATTCCTCACCGGCGGCCGTGTGCCCGCACATCGAGTGGGCACTGGCCGACATCCTCGACTGCCGGCCCGATCTCTCGTGGACGGGCCAGCCCGCCGCACCGGGGCTGCTGCGCACCTGCGTCGACTGGGTCGGGCCCGTGGGCACGGCCGCGCGACTGGCCGACGTGCTGCGCTCGTGGCCGATGCTCCGCTTCGAGATCACCGAGAACCCGAGCGAGGGCGTCGACGGCGAACGCTTCAGCTACGTCCCCCGACTGGGCCTGTGGCGCGGGGCAACCAGCGCCAACGGCGACATCGTCGTCGGAGAGATGCGTCTGCGCGCCATGCTGTCCTCCGCCGATGTCACGAGCGAACTGCACCGCGCCCTCGGAACGGCTTGGGACGAAGAGCTCGAGCCGTACCGCAGCGGCGACGAAGGCGCGCAGGTGACGTGGCTCCGCCGGGACGTCGGCTGA
- a CDS encoding serine hydrolase domain-containing protein has product MHSLDLLSDWPVDRSAAAVVTRDGGTVASRGDLDGIFPLASVTKPLVAYAALIAVEEGAIELDRPAGPEGSTVRHLLAHASGLAFGERIVQTEPERKRIYSSAGFEVLAELVEAETGIEFPEYLRQAVFEPLGMQSSSLPGSAGHGAQSSVADLALFARELLEPVLISHETLAEATSVQFPGLNGLVPGYGMFKPNDWGLGFEIRGEKNPHWTATGNSPRTFGHFGQSGTFIWVDPEISVATVVLTDRAFGDWAKPLWPALGDAIITEFT; this is encoded by the coding sequence GTGCACAGCCTCGATCTGCTCAGCGACTGGCCTGTCGACCGTTCCGCCGCCGCGGTGGTGACCCGCGACGGCGGAACGGTCGCGTCCAGGGGAGACCTCGACGGGATCTTCCCGCTCGCGTCCGTGACGAAGCCGCTCGTGGCGTACGCCGCGCTGATCGCCGTCGAGGAGGGCGCGATCGAGCTCGACCGGCCCGCGGGTCCCGAAGGGTCGACGGTGCGGCATCTGCTCGCCCACGCCTCGGGTCTGGCGTTCGGTGAGCGCATCGTGCAGACCGAACCCGAACGGAAGCGGATCTACTCGAGTGCGGGCTTCGAGGTGCTCGCCGAACTCGTCGAGGCGGAAACCGGTATCGAGTTCCCGGAATACCTCCGCCAGGCGGTCTTCGAACCGCTCGGCATGCAGTCCTCGTCCCTGCCGGGCTCGGCCGGCCACGGAGCGCAGTCCTCGGTCGCCGATCTCGCGTTGTTCGCGCGCGAGCTCCTCGAGCCCGTGCTGATCTCGCACGAAACCCTCGCCGAGGCGACCAGCGTGCAGTTCCCGGGTCTGAACGGGCTCGTCCCCGGCTACGGGATGTTCAAGCCCAACGACTGGGGTCTCGGATTCGAGATCCGCGGGGAAAAGAATCCGCATTGGACCGCGACCGGTAATTCACCGCGTACTTTCGGTCATTTCGGTCAATCGGGCACGTTCATTTGGGTAGATCCCGAAATTTCCGTCGCCACTGTGGTACTTACTGATCGTGCGTTCGGAGACTGGGCGAAACCGCTCTGGCCTGCCCTCGGGGACGCGATCATCACCGAATTCACATAA
- a CDS encoding acyl-CoA carboxylase subunit beta, giving the protein MTILDPATPRETTVDPRDPLARLEKLFDPGSLELLHTRDKSGVLAAVGDVDGIRTVAYCSDATVMGGAMGVEGCKHIVSAIDHAIDHEIPVVGIFHSGGARLAEGVEALHAVGLVFEAMVRASGLIPQISVVLGFAAGGAAYGPALTDIVIMAPEGRVFVTGPDVVRSVTGEQVDMESLGGPETHTKKSGVAHIAAHDEADALHRARRLVSMLAEQGEFDVAAAALGDTDLRALMPASPRRAYDVRPIVHQLLDNVDGESAFEELQAGWARSIVTGFGRLGGRTVGVIANNPLRLGGCLNSESAEKAARFVRMCNAFGVPLVVIVDVPGYLPGVSQEWEGVVRRGAKLLHAFAEAKVPRVTLVTRKIYGGAYIAMNSRALGATAVYAWPESEVAVMGAKAAVGILHKKALAAAPEEEREALHDRLAAEHEAIAGGVGRAMAIGVVDEMIDPATTRSTLAAALAAAPAVRGGHKNIPL; this is encoded by the coding sequence ATGACCATCCTGGATCCAGCCACCCCGCGTGAGACGACGGTGGACCCGAGAGATCCGTTGGCCCGTCTCGAGAAACTGTTCGACCCGGGCAGCCTGGAACTGCTGCACACCCGCGACAAGTCGGGCGTCCTCGCCGCCGTCGGCGACGTCGACGGCATCCGCACCGTCGCATACTGCTCCGATGCCACCGTCATGGGCGGGGCCATGGGCGTCGAGGGATGCAAGCACATCGTCTCCGCCATCGACCACGCCATCGACCACGAGATCCCTGTGGTCGGCATCTTCCACTCCGGTGGTGCGCGTCTGGCCGAGGGCGTCGAGGCCCTCCACGCCGTCGGCCTGGTCTTCGAGGCCATGGTTCGCGCGTCCGGTCTGATCCCCCAGATCTCCGTCGTTCTCGGCTTCGCAGCCGGCGGTGCCGCCTACGGTCCGGCCCTGACCGACATCGTCATCATGGCTCCCGAGGGCCGCGTCTTCGTCACCGGACCGGACGTGGTCCGCAGCGTCACCGGTGAGCAGGTCGACATGGAGTCGCTCGGCGGCCCCGAGACGCACACCAAGAAGTCCGGTGTCGCGCACATCGCCGCGCACGACGAGGCCGACGCGTTGCATCGGGCCCGCCGCCTGGTGTCGATGCTGGCCGAGCAGGGCGAATTCGACGTCGCCGCTGCGGCGCTCGGCGACACCGACCTGCGGGCGCTGATGCCCGCCTCGCCGCGACGCGCATACGACGTGCGGCCGATCGTCCACCAGTTGCTCGACAACGTCGACGGTGAGTCCGCCTTCGAGGAACTGCAGGCCGGTTGGGCCCGCAGCATCGTCACCGGCTTCGGCCGTCTCGGCGGCCGTACCGTCGGTGTCATCGCCAACAACCCGCTCCGTCTCGGCGGCTGCCTCAACTCCGAGAGCGCCGAGAAGGCAGCGCGTTTCGTGCGGATGTGCAACGCCTTCGGTGTTCCGCTCGTCGTCATCGTCGACGTCCCCGGTTACCTTCCCGGTGTGAGCCAGGAGTGGGAGGGTGTCGTCCGACGCGGCGCCAAGCTGCTCCACGCGTTCGCCGAGGCGAAGGTTCCCCGCGTCACGCTCGTGACGCGCAAGATCTACGGCGGCGCATACATCGCGATGAACTCCCGGGCGCTCGGGGCCACCGCCGTCTACGCATGGCCGGAGTCCGAGGTGGCCGTGATGGGGGCGAAGGCCGCTGTGGGCATCCTCCACAAGAAGGCCCTCGCCGCGGCTCCCGAGGAGGAGCGTGAGGCGCTGCACGACCGTCTCGCGGCCGAACACGAGGCGATCGCCGGTGGCGTCGGGCGCGCGATGGCGATCGGTGTGGTCGACGAGATGATCGATCCCGCCACCACCCGCAGCACGCTGGCCGCCGCGCTCGCCGCCGCACCCGCAGTTCGCGGCGGGCACAAGAACATTCCGCTCTGA